A DNA window from Carassius gibelio isolate Cgi1373 ecotype wild population from Czech Republic chromosome A6, carGib1.2-hapl.c, whole genome shotgun sequence contains the following coding sequences:
- the LOC128016112 gene encoding fibronectin type III domain-containing protein 9-like: MTITIQNITATSAIVSWPSSPGCVDTFYSVMYHPNWNSLLMGYTRKSFLQEDRVPVSQTSTSLGRLSPQTTYILCVTCQSANPTREQCQVFSTLNEGTELGESGRDLAMGVWLASSILLLIIALALLWGCLHTMCPAKRDPERGSQSGPNPPHLALTPMVGNMGSEGTKSLYMPGCGGVDSPNATVIENVYRDEHGREMAKGQSCELQTLSNKHRYAPGSE, from the coding sequence ATGACTATTACCATTCAAAACATCACAGCCACCTCTGCCATCGTCAGCTGGCCGTCATCCCCAGGCTGCGTGGACACATTCTACAGCGTCATGTATCACCCTAACTGGAACAGCCTGCTGATGGGTTACACACGCAAGAGCTTCCTGCAGGAGGACAGAGTTCCTGTGAGCCAGACATCCACCAGTCTGGGCCGCCTCAGTCCACAGACCACTTACATCCTCTGTGTCACCTGCCAGTCCGCCAATCCCACCAGAGAGCAGTGCCAGGTCTTCAGTACTCTAAACGAGGGCACTGAACTTGGTGAGAGTGGCCGGGATCTGGCAATGGGAGTCTGGCTGGCCAGCAGCATCCTGTTGCTGATCATTGCTTTGGCTCTGCTTTGGGGATGTCTCCACACCATGTGTCCGGCAAAAAGGGACCCAGAAAGAGGCAGCCAGTCAGGTCCGAACCCTCCACACCTGGCTCTGACCCCCATGGTTGGGAACATGGGCAGCGAAGGAACAAAAAGTCTGTACATGCCCGGTTGTGGTGGGGTAGACTCTCCGAACGCAACGGTGATTGAGAATGTTTATAGAGACGAGCATGGCAGAGAAATGGCAAAGGGGCAGAGTTGTGAACTACAAACACTCAGTAATAAACATAGATATGCCCCCGGGTCAGAATAA